Proteins encoded together in one Candidatus Sulfotelmatobacter sp. window:
- a CDS encoding LptA/OstA family protein, with product MPLKIYRLRRLLAATAVLLSVVVVGMYFYARSKATSVLKQIPGKIGYDIKQTANGFQFSKSDGKRTLFTVQASDVKQFKLNGNAELHNVSIVLYGRDSSRFDQIYGDDFAYNEKTGDVTAKGDVQIDLVANPAGLVSPDQSTPKEIKNPIHLKTRDLVFNKNTGNAVTAARVEFRTPQASGWAVGVQYAGKANTLTLSSQIHVVLNSPNAGVINAAVIEADHAVITSDPREVVLDHPRLQRADGTVRSDRAVFYLGQENQVGRVLATGDVTTVTRMQGKAANDSKNNSTIPDFAAQPPASELRSRADQAEFLLEGKQDLLRTATLTGSVHIEQNGPQPMQGDAGRVILDFAGQNQLQKVHALGGVRLTQKTDSETSDKAEAKVAGPRDFELTAPVIDFMVDQGHILKQAETSGAAQITIVEVEPFSSAKLNPAGLGPGTLPASVPRTVVTAGKFRAQFATSDGANHIDHIHGAPNARIVSSSPNQPDRVSTSQAIDATFLAQGGIESVIQTGNVVYSDGQPADKRTQAWANSALYTPGDQILTLAGSPRVSTGGMAITAKVVRMNRATGDALAEGDVKTTYSELKEQPDGALLASSSPIHVTAQSMTARNTAGTAVYSGNARLWQDANIIEAPTIEFDRDRRFVDAQGTATHPVQTILVQTEKAQTEKAQTEKAQTEAEVVKKAPMEKVQSDQPPTEAAKLESSPATGKIFGKKPDKTTPIPKSSPISITAAELTYADSERKIHYEGGVAAKGADFTASAKSADAYLLPRNQTSSPQSFSHPGQLDRMVAEGDVVIQQPTRHANGQRLVYTAADDKFVLTGGPPSIFDAEQGKITGVSLTFFRRDDRVLVEGEASTPVVTQTRVAR from the coding sequence ATGCCGCTCAAGATCTACCGTCTGCGCCGATTGCTGGCTGCGACCGCCGTGCTGCTCTCGGTGGTGGTGGTGGGAATGTATTTCTATGCGCGTTCGAAGGCCACCAGCGTGCTGAAGCAAATTCCTGGAAAGATTGGGTATGACATCAAGCAGACGGCCAACGGATTCCAGTTTTCGAAGTCGGATGGCAAGCGCACGCTTTTTACGGTGCAGGCCAGCGATGTGAAGCAGTTCAAGCTCAACGGCAACGCCGAACTGCACAACGTCAGCATCGTGCTCTACGGGCGCGACTCCTCGCGCTTCGACCAGATTTACGGCGATGATTTTGCCTATAACGAAAAAACCGGCGACGTGACCGCCAAGGGCGACGTGCAGATCGACCTGGTGGCAAATCCCGCCGGGTTGGTGAGTCCAGATCAATCCACGCCGAAAGAAATTAAGAATCCGATTCACCTCAAGACGCGCGACCTCGTGTTTAACAAAAATACGGGGAATGCCGTGACTGCGGCGCGTGTCGAGTTCCGAACGCCGCAGGCTAGCGGTTGGGCCGTGGGTGTGCAGTACGCGGGCAAGGCCAACACGCTGACGTTGTCGTCGCAGATTCACGTGGTGCTGAACAGTCCGAATGCGGGCGTCATTAATGCCGCCGTCATCGAGGCCGACCACGCCGTCATCACCAGTGATCCCCGCGAGGTCGTCCTCGATCATCCGCGCCTTCAGCGCGCCGACGGAACCGTGCGATCGGACCGCGCAGTATTTTATCTGGGTCAGGAGAATCAGGTGGGGCGAGTTTTGGCCACCGGGGATGTCACCACGGTCACGCGCATGCAAGGTAAGGCCGCCAATGACTCCAAGAATAATTCGACGATTCCAGATTTCGCAGCGCAGCCACCGGCTTCGGAACTGCGCAGCCGCGCCGACCAGGCTGAATTTCTGCTGGAAGGAAAGCAAGACTTGCTGCGGACGGCGACTCTAACCGGCAGCGTGCACATCGAGCAGAACGGTCCGCAACCGATGCAAGGCGATGCCGGCCGTGTGATCCTCGACTTTGCCGGTCAAAACCAACTCCAGAAGGTCCACGCTCTCGGCGGAGTGCGGCTTACCCAGAAGACTGACAGTGAGACAAGTGACAAAGCAGAAGCAAAGGTCGCCGGTCCGCGCGATTTTGAGCTAACCGCGCCCGTCATTGACTTCATGGTGGACCAGGGACACATCCTGAAGCAGGCGGAAACGTCCGGCGCGGCGCAGATTACGATTGTCGAGGTGGAGCCTTTTTCCTCGGCAAAGCTTAATCCCGCAGGGCTTGGTCCGGGGACGCTGCCGGCTTCAGTGCCGCGCACGGTTGTGACCGCAGGCAAATTTCGCGCGCAATTCGCCACATCTGACGGTGCAAACCACATTGATCACATCCATGGGGCGCCCAATGCACGCATCGTCAGCTCCTCCCCCAATCAGCCCGATCGCGTCAGTACCAGTCAGGCGATCGATGCTACTTTTCTTGCGCAAGGCGGTATTGAATCCGTGATCCAGACGGGCAACGTCGTCTATTCCGATGGGCAGCCGGCCGACAAGCGGACGCAAGCCTGGGCCAATTCGGCGCTCTATACGCCGGGGGATCAGATTCTTACCCTTGCGGGCAGCCCGCGCGTGTCGACCGGAGGGATGGCGATCACGGCGAAGGTCGTCCGCATGAATCGCGCCACGGGCGACGCTCTGGCCGAGGGCGACGTCAAGACCACTTACAGCGAACTGAAGGAACAACCCGACGGGGCTCTCCTGGCATCTTCCTCGCCGATTCACGTGACGGCGCAGAGCATGACTGCTCGCAATACCGCAGGAACGGCCGTTTACTCAGGAAACGCACGCCTCTGGCAAGATGCCAACATTATTGAAGCACCCACCATCGAGTTCGACCGCGATCGCCGATTCGTCGACGCCCAAGGGACGGCGACCCATCCGGTGCAGACGATTCTGGTGCAGACCGAGAAAGCGCAGACCGAGAAAGCGCAGACCGAGAAGGCGCAGACCGAAGCAGAAGTAGTGAAGAAGGCTCCAATGGAGAAGGTTCAGAGCGATCAGCCTCCGACGGAAGCGGCTAAGCTGGAAAGCAGCCCTGCTACTGGAAAGATATTCGGAAAAAAACCTGACAAAACAACTCCGATTCCAAAATCGAGCCCGATTTCCATCACTGCGGCCGAGCTGACTTATGCCGACTCCGAGCGCAAGATTCACTATGAAGGCGGAGTCGCGGCCAAAGGCGCAGACTTCACAGCTTCCGCGAAAAGCGCCGATGCCTACCTCCTGCCTCGCAATCAAACCTCGAGCCCTCAATCATTTAGCCACCCCGGTCAACTCGACCGTATGGTGGCTGAAGGCGATGTCGTGATTCAGCAGCCGACGCGCCACGCCAACGGCCAGCGGCTGGTTTATACGGCGGCCGACGACAAGTTTGTCCTGACTGGCGGACCGCCCAGCATTTTTGATGCCGAACAGGGCAAGATTACCGGGGTTTCGTTGACTTTCTTCAGACGCGATGATAGGGTGCTCGTAGAAGGCGAAGCAAGTACTCCTGTGGTAACTCAAACACGAGTGGCCCGGTAA
- a CDS encoding ATP-binding cassette domain-containing protein, producing MTNRAPKPPLLDFHNLRVMRGQKIALDDFSLRIAADEHVAILGPNGCGKSTLIKTITREGYPVARPDSFMSILGEETWNVFDLRARLGIVSNDLMLTCTGDATGREVVLSGFFSSNAIYFNHVVDSRQRASADAALAALKISHLADRPVCEMSSGEARRVLIARALVHQPGALLFDEPCNSLDLSAQQSLRQTMRSLANSGTAIILVTHELADIVPEIGRVVLMDRGRVVADGPKEEILQVDRLAALFGVGVEMTRRDGHYHLW from the coding sequence ATGACGAATCGCGCCCCAAAGCCGCCGCTCCTGGACTTCCACAACCTGCGCGTAATGCGCGGCCAGAAGATTGCGCTCGATGACTTCAGCCTGCGCATCGCGGCCGACGAGCATGTGGCGATCCTCGGACCGAACGGCTGCGGCAAATCCACTTTGATCAAGACAATTACCCGTGAGGGCTATCCAGTTGCGCGGCCGGATTCTTTCATGTCAATTCTGGGAGAAGAAACGTGGAACGTCTTCGACCTGCGAGCCCGCCTCGGCATCGTGTCCAACGATCTGATGCTCACTTGTACCGGCGACGCGACGGGCCGAGAGGTCGTCCTTTCGGGCTTCTTCAGCAGCAACGCCATCTATTTCAATCACGTCGTCGATTCCAGGCAGAGGGCATCAGCCGACGCCGCGCTCGCTGCCCTGAAGATATCGCATCTCGCAGACCGCCCCGTCTGCGAGATGTCGTCAGGCGAGGCTCGCCGCGTGTTGATCGCGCGGGCGCTCGTTCACCAACCCGGCGCGCTGCTATTCGACGAGCCCTGCAACTCGCTCGACCTTTCGGCGCAACAGAGCCTGCGCCAAACTATGCGCTCGCTGGCCAACTCCGGAACCGCAATAATCCTCGTGACCCACGAACTCGCCGACATCGTCCCCGAAATCGGCCGCGTAGTGTTAATGGATCGCGGACGCGTAGTCGCCGACGGCCCCAAAGAAGAAATCCTGCAAGTCGACCGCCTGGCGGCTTTGTTCGGAGTCGGCGTCGAAATGACCCGCCGCGACGGGCATTATCATCTGTGGTGA
- a CDS encoding type II toxin-antitoxin system RelE/ParE family toxin, with protein sequence MSGFTLTRLAKADIFDIWSYIAKDSKESADRVEQAIFEACAFVADAPERGHSRADLTKRSLRFWTLTRYPNYSIVYRPDMSPIQVVAVLHGRRNLRRIMKERT encoded by the coding sequence ATGAGCGGCTTCACCCTCACTCGCCTCGCCAAAGCTGACATTTTCGACATCTGGAGCTACATCGCCAAGGACAGCAAGGAATCGGCCGACCGGGTGGAACAAGCGATCTTTGAGGCTTGCGCATTCGTTGCAGATGCGCCGGAGCGGGGCCATTCCCGCGCCGACCTTACAAAGCGTTCGCTGCGATTCTGGACTCTGACGCGATATCCCAACTACTCGATCGTTTACCGACCCGATATGTCGCCGATTCAGGTTGTCGCTGTTCTGCATGGCCGAAGAAATCTGAGGCGCATCATGAAAGAGCGGACCTGA
- the recJ gene encoding single-stranded-DNA-specific exonuclease RecJ, producing MQWIQKPTDATIVASLAAELRSDSTLGGVPNAAHILAPLLARRGIADLDSARRYLWPRLSHLHAPELMTGLPAAVNRIDAAIERKETILIYGDYDVDGTMAVIILKTAIELCGGAADFHVPHRIREGYDMRDDVIERAAAAGIRLIVSVDMGIRAFAPAETAQRLGVDLIVTDHHLPGLDGVPNALAVVNPNQKGCEYPYKQLCGAGVAFKLAQGLMQRRLDAGVQNKLLMSFMKIVAIATIADAVPLTGENRVFASLGLHALCKAVNPGLKALLEVAQISTKRAPTSAEVGFRIAPRINAAGRMDVARDVIELFSVKDAVRARELAAKLDRLNSDRQEEERRILRAVEERFIADPALPDAYCIVVDGEGWHRGVIGITATRVVEKYNRPALVISRDGAEAFGSGRSIRAFHLLEAIESCGGLFSRYGGHSHACGFAMPSANIADLRAQLDAFARSRLTAADFDPVLDLDAELDLSEITRELYQALQLLEPYGMGNPEPIFAARGAQLTAPPRVLKDKHVKLKLRAGEWGRPAPSELSEIPVAELIPAEFSPSELSVAAILATPRCHPDGAAIRRSEKTAAVAEGYAASATQLRTENRELRTGLRITYDALGWHMAERLAQAPLLAGDAIDVAFTIGHNDHPDYGGLELSLRDFRGAVKRSMPAVDSEEGN from the coding sequence ATGCAGTGGATTCAAAAGCCGACAGATGCAACGATAGTCGCTTCTCTGGCCGCCGAGTTGCGTTCAGACTCGACGCTGGGCGGCGTTCCCAACGCAGCGCACATTCTCGCGCCGCTGCTGGCGCGTCGTGGCATCGCCGATCTGGATTCCGCGCGACGTTATCTCTGGCCTCGACTTTCGCATCTCCACGCCCCCGAGCTTATGACGGGCCTGCCGGCGGCGGTGAATCGCATCGACGCCGCCATCGAGCGCAAAGAGACGATCCTGATTTACGGCGACTATGACGTCGACGGTACGATGGCAGTCATCATTCTGAAGACAGCGATCGAACTTTGTGGAGGCGCAGCCGACTTTCATGTTCCGCACCGCATTCGCGAAGGCTACGACATGCGCGACGATGTGATCGAGCGCGCCGCGGCGGCGGGCATTCGGCTGATCGTCAGCGTGGATATGGGCATTCGCGCCTTTGCTCCCGCGGAAACGGCGCAGCGCCTCGGCGTCGACCTGATCGTTACTGACCATCATCTCCCCGGCCTTGATGGTGTGCCGAATGCGCTGGCTGTCGTGAATCCCAATCAGAAGGGATGCGAATACCCGTATAAGCAACTATGCGGCGCAGGCGTGGCTTTCAAGCTGGCGCAGGGACTGATGCAGCGGCGGCTCGATGCCGGCGTTCAGAATAAATTGCTGATGTCATTTATGAAGATCGTGGCGATTGCGACCATCGCCGATGCCGTGCCGTTGACGGGCGAGAATCGTGTTTTCGCCTCGCTCGGGCTCCATGCGCTGTGCAAGGCGGTGAATCCTGGGCTGAAAGCGTTGCTCGAAGTTGCGCAGATTTCTACCAAGCGTGCGCCGACGTCGGCGGAAGTTGGCTTCCGCATCGCACCCCGCATCAATGCCGCCGGGCGCATGGATGTGGCTCGCGATGTGATTGAACTGTTCAGCGTGAAAGATGCAGTGCGAGCGCGCGAACTGGCTGCGAAACTCGATCGTCTCAATTCCGACCGCCAGGAGGAAGAGCGCAGAATTCTGCGCGCGGTCGAGGAGCGATTTATAGCTGATCCGGCGCTCCCGGACGCCTACTGCATTGTCGTCGATGGCGAAGGCTGGCACCGCGGCGTCATCGGCATTACGGCGACGCGAGTGGTAGAGAAATATAATCGGCCGGCGCTGGTGATTTCGCGCGATGGCGCAGAGGCGTTCGGCTCTGGCCGCTCGATTCGCGCGTTCCATCTGCTGGAGGCAATCGAATCCTGCGGCGGTCTTTTTTCGCGGTATGGCGGGCATTCGCACGCTTGCGGATTCGCCATGCCCTCGGCGAATATCGCCGATCTGAGGGCGCAGTTGGATGCTTTTGCCCGAAGCCGGCTGACTGCGGCGGATTTCGATCCGGTTCTCGATCTCGATGCGGAACTTGATCTAAGCGAAATCACTCGGGAGCTGTATCAGGCGCTCCAACTGCTTGAACCGTACGGCATGGGGAATCCTGAGCCGATATTTGCTGCGCGCGGCGCGCAGTTGACGGCGCCTCCGCGCGTTCTCAAGGACAAGCACGTAAAGCTGAAGCTGAGAGCGGGAGAATGGGGAAGGCCCGCACCGTCAGAATTATCAGAGATTCCTGTGGCCGAACTTATTCCGGCAGAATTTTCTCCGTCTGAACTTTCTGTGGCCGCGATTCTGGCGACGCCGCGCTGTCATCCCGATGGCGCCGCAATTCGACGCAGCGAAAAAACAGCAGCGGTTGCCGAAGGCTATGCAGCAAGCGCGACGCAACTGAGAACTGAGAACCGAGAACTGAGAACTGGATTAAGAATCACTTACGACGCGCTCGGATGGCACATGGCTGAGCGGCTGGCGCAGGCTCCGCTACTGGCGGGAGACGCGATCGATGTTGCTTTCACCATCGGCCACAACGATCATCCAGATTACGGTGGCCTGGAACTTTCGCTGCGTGACTTCCGGGGGGCGGTGAAGCGGTCGATGCCAGCCGTGGATTCAGAAGAAGGGAATTGA
- the lptB gene encoding LPS export ABC transporter ATP-binding protein: protein MRTLATEEIGKSYRGRRVVNGVSLVVGQGEVVGLLGPNGAGKTTTFYAIVGLIPPDTGRVVYDGQDITDVPMYLRARQYGISYLPQEASVFRKLTVEENILAVLEAQPMSWHERREKMEKFIDELGLEHIRQNRGYALSGGERRRVEIARCLCINPTFILLDEPFSGIDPIAVLDLQKIISSLRASGIGVLITDHNVRETLSVTDRAYIIDGGRIFRQGKPEQLAGDPEVRRVYLGESFSLV, encoded by the coding sequence ATGCGTACCTTGGCCACGGAAGAAATTGGCAAATCGTATCGTGGCCGGCGCGTTGTAAATGGGGTCAGCCTGGTAGTCGGGCAGGGCGAAGTTGTTGGATTATTAGGCCCGAACGGCGCAGGTAAGACCACCACGTTTTACGCCATCGTGGGCCTGATCCCTCCCGACACTGGCCGCGTGGTGTATGACGGTCAGGACATTACCGACGTCCCCATGTATTTGCGGGCTCGTCAGTATGGCATCAGCTATCTCCCACAAGAAGCATCGGTTTTTCGCAAACTAACGGTAGAAGAGAACATCCTCGCGGTGCTGGAAGCGCAGCCGATGTCCTGGCACGAGCGCCGCGAGAAGATGGAAAAATTCATCGACGAACTGGGACTGGAGCACATCCGGCAGAATCGCGGATATGCGCTTTCCGGGGGAGAGCGCCGGCGCGTGGAAATTGCGCGCTGCCTGTGCATCAATCCCACGTTTATTTTGCTGGACGAACCGTTTTCGGGAATCGATCCCATTGCCGTGCTTGACTTGCAGAAGATTATCAGCAGTCTGAGGGCCAGCGGCATCGGTGTCTTGATCACGGATCACAACGTACGCGAAACTCTTTCAGTCACCGATCGGGCGTACATCATCGATGGTGGCAGAATTTTTCGGCAAGGAAAGCCAGAGCAGTTGGCCGGCGATCCGGAAGTGCGAAGGGTGTATTTGGGAGAGAGTTTCTCGCTGGTGTGA
- a CDS encoding nucleoside hydrolase translates to MRNRKLAVSALAILLTSSFTSAQARRKVIINEDCSGPGGSNMQTLMVMIQSPQVEVLGITVVSGDQWRDEEVAHTLRLLEIMGRTDIPVVPGATFPLVRTREDAQMWQQRYGNVDYAGAWDDRWWHEASVVPPLPEGAPTTKPADEDAAHFLIRMVRKFPHEVTVYEGGPMTNLALAISLDPQFPELAQELVFMGGGLSPQTDEPEFLNNPRHEFNFWFDPEAAEIVLRAPWKKIVCTPTDISIKTHMTAALVKQIEASSTPLARYIARFAMLTPGADVMWDELAAEAWIDPTLITKSESRYMAVNLDHGAGYGNTLTWAASDGSHLGAHLVDIQFDLDTEKFYRMFVGLMTARTPAR, encoded by the coding sequence ATGCGAAATCGCAAGCTTGCTGTGTCGGCCCTGGCTATTTTGCTGACGAGTTCCTTTACCTCCGCGCAGGCGCGGCGCAAGGTCATCATCAACGAAGACTGTTCCGGGCCGGGCGGCAGCAACATGCAGACGCTGATGGTGATGATTCAGTCGCCGCAGGTGGAGGTGTTGGGGATTACGGTGGTGAGCGGGGATCAGTGGCGCGATGAGGAAGTGGCGCACACGCTGCGGTTGCTGGAAATTATGGGCCGCACGGATATTCCGGTTGTGCCCGGGGCCACGTTTCCGCTGGTTCGTACGCGCGAAGACGCGCAGATGTGGCAGCAGCGCTATGGAAACGTCGACTATGCCGGCGCCTGGGACGATCGCTGGTGGCACGAGGCTTCGGTAGTGCCTCCGCTTCCCGAGGGCGCGCCCACAACCAAGCCTGCCGACGAAGACGCCGCGCATTTTCTGATTCGCATGGTGCGGAAGTTTCCACATGAAGTGACCGTCTATGAAGGCGGGCCGATGACGAATCTGGCCTTGGCCATTTCGCTCGACCCGCAGTTTCCGGAACTCGCGCAGGAACTGGTCTTTATGGGTGGAGGCTTGAGCCCGCAAACCGACGAGCCGGAATTTCTGAACAATCCCCGGCACGAATTTAATTTCTGGTTCGATCCGGAGGCGGCGGAAATCGTGCTGCGCGCGCCCTGGAAGAAGATCGTCTGCACGCCGACTGATATTTCGATCAAGACTCACATGACGGCGGCGCTGGTGAAGCAGATCGAAGCGAGCAGCACGCCGCTGGCACGTTACATTGCGCGATTCGCCATGCTCACGCCGGGCGCCGACGTGATGTGGGACGAACTGGCTGCTGAGGCCTGGATTGATCCCACGCTGATCACGAAGAGTGAGTCCCGTTATATGGCGGTGAATCTGGATCACGGCGCGGGTTACGGAAACACTCTCACCTGGGCGGCTAGCGATGGGTCGCATCTCGGCGCGCATTTAGTCGACATTCAGTTCGATCTCGATACGGAGAAGTTCTACCGCATGTTTGTTGGGCTGATGACGGCACGGACGCCGGCGCGGTGA